Proteins encoded in a region of the Novibacillus thermophilus genome:
- a CDS encoding IreB family regulatory phosphoprotein: protein MSSMDKTMRYNFKEEEQPVDVLDVLMNVFKALEEKGYNPINQIVGYLLSGDPAYIPRHNNARNMIRKLERDEIIEELVKSYLKDRK, encoded by the coding sequence TTGAGTTCGATGGACAAAACGATGCGCTACAATTTCAAAGAAGAGGAACAACCTGTCGACGTGCTCGACGTGTTGATGAATGTTTTTAAAGCCCTTGAAGAAAAAGGGTACAACCCGATTAATCAGATCGTCGGTTACTTGTTGTCGGGAGATCCGGCTTACATTCCGCGCCACAACAACGCCCGAAACATGATCCGCAAACTGGAACGGGACGAGATTATTGAAGAGCTGGTAAAATCCTATTTAAAGGATCGCAAATAA
- the ruvX gene encoding Holliday junction resolvase RuvX: protein MRIMGLDVGEKTIGVAVSDDLGWTAQGVDVIRRSTPDRDFGRLQTIACDFDVERVVVGLPKNMDGTFGPRARKCQDFAQEVERRLGLPVTLWDERLTTTAAERTLLTADVSRRRRKQVVDKLAATLILQAFLDAQRRNSHA from the coding sequence ATGCGCATCATGGGACTAGACGTGGGAGAAAAGACGATCGGAGTGGCGGTAAGCGACGACTTGGGCTGGACGGCCCAGGGAGTGGACGTCATTCGACGTTCTACGCCTGACCGCGATTTTGGCCGTTTACAGACGATCGCTTGTGACTTCGACGTGGAACGAGTCGTAGTTGGCTTGCCGAAAAACATGGACGGGACGTTCGGTCCGCGGGCCAGAAAATGCCAGGATTTTGCCCAAGAAGTGGAGCGGCGGCTCGGGTTGCCTGTCACGTTGTGGGATGAGCGGTTAACGACGACGGCGGCAGAGCGAACGCTGCTTACGGCCGACGTCAGCCGCCGACGGCGGAAGCAAGTCGTTGACAAACTGGCGGCTACACTGATATTGCAAGCTTTTCTAGATGCACAAAGGAGGAATTCCCATGCCTGA
- a CDS encoding DUF1292 domain-containing protein, with product MPENGASEERDIIYIPDEDGNEEAFEVLFTFELDENDQKYILVTPEEDSGDGEETEVFAFRYEEDGDDMTLYLIEDDKEWDMVEETFNALLDEFESDGEEV from the coding sequence ATGCCTGAAAACGGAGCGAGTGAGGAACGGGACATCATTTACATCCCGGATGAAGACGGCAACGAAGAGGCGTTCGAAGTGCTCTTCACCTTTGAATTGGACGAAAACGACCAAAAATACATCTTGGTCACGCCGGAAGAAGACAGCGGGGACGGGGAAGAGACAGAGGTTTTTGCCTTTCGATACGAAGAAGACGGTGACGACATGACTCTTTACTTGATAGAAGACGATAAAGAGTGGGACATGGTGGAGGAGACGTTTAACGCCTTGTTGGACGAGTTTGAGTCGGACGGTGAAGAGGTTTGA
- a CDS encoding DUF1292 domain-containing protein, with product MNETYRETSGLTEAFGPDLILEDERGHEEHYRVVTEMEIDQQHYAVLRLHGDPDEEAFLFRVVPDGDGFIVEDVEDDDEWERAAEVYRQIVCRH from the coding sequence TTGAATGAGACGTACCGGGAAACGTCCGGCTTGACGGAAGCTTTCGGACCCGACCTCATTCTGGAAGACGAACGCGGACATGAGGAACATTACCGCGTTGTGACGGAAATGGAGATCGACCAACAGCATTACGCTGTGCTTAGACTACACGGAGACCCAGATGAAGAAGCGTTTTTGTTCCGCGTCGTGCCGGACGGAGACGGGTTCATTGTAGAAGATGTGGAGGACGATGACGAATGGGAGCGTGCGGCGGAAGTGTACCGGCAAATCGTATGCCGTCACTGA
- a CDS encoding ABC transporter ATP-binding protein: MKHRERSLTLNVIDMQTVSWRRDDRWILQNIDWTVRRGEHWALIGSNGAGKTALLNIINGYAWPTSGNVSVLGKKFGHCDVRELRKSIGWVSSALFDQYYRFRQNEPALNVVLSGKYASIGIYEHVSDKDREEAYALFEFFRCEELAHQPFHVLSQGEKQRVLLARAWMAKPELLILDEPCTGLDLLARERLLHAVQQLAEAPDGPTVLYVTHHVEEIIPLFTHAFLLQDGQVLASGKIESVLTDHLLSKLFGVTIHLTWQRGRPWVKLTD, from the coding sequence GTGAAACACCGTGAGAGGAGTTTGACATTGAACGTCATTGACATGCAGACAGTCAGTTGGCGGCGGGACGACCGCTGGATTTTGCAAAACATCGACTGGACGGTTCGACGCGGAGAGCATTGGGCGTTGATCGGATCGAACGGCGCCGGCAAGACGGCTCTCCTCAACATCATTAACGGTTACGCGTGGCCCACCTCTGGAAACGTCAGCGTCCTGGGGAAAAAGTTTGGTCACTGCGACGTGCGCGAGCTGCGCAAATCGATCGGGTGGGTGAGCTCCGCTCTCTTCGACCAATATTACCGCTTCCGCCAGAACGAACCGGCATTAAACGTCGTTTTAAGCGGGAAATACGCTTCCATCGGCATCTACGAACACGTGTCAGACAAAGACAGGGAGGAAGCGTATGCCTTGTTCGAGTTTTTCCGTTGTGAAGAGCTGGCCCATCAACCGTTCCATGTCCTGTCCCAAGGGGAAAAGCAGCGCGTATTGCTAGCCAGGGCGTGGATGGCAAAGCCGGAGCTGCTCATCTTGGACGAGCCGTGCACCGGTTTGGATTTGTTGGCACGGGAACGCCTTCTGCATGCTGTCCAACAACTGGCCGAGGCTCCTGACGGCCCGACTGTGCTGTACGTCACCCACCACGTAGAGGAGATTATTCCGCTGTTTACCCACGCCTTTCTGCTACAAGATGGGCAAGTTCTTGCCAGCGGTAAAATAGAGAGTGTGTTGACCGACCATCTGCTAAGCAAGCTGTTCGGGGTGACCATCCACTTAACCTGGCAAAGGGGAAGACCGTGGGTGAAGCTGACCGACTAA
- a CDS encoding peptidoglycan D,D-transpeptidase FtsI family protein, whose translation MGNGRTVVLAILLFTMFAALIVRLLHIQVWEPEAFGTGHVDLLTQANEQQTQVFLADSGRGTIYDRRGAALTGERDYHIIVFPLARPIDRLTELSAILGWTEEALQGALREIDQPQFLKDTKTGRPIAVSEAQARAIQDLNIPGVHALYSEGDRYAPNRLAHHLLGTIRFNTEAKQGIESGEGVSTGAVGSRGLEKSFDPFLRVSGVNRVTYAVDGAGKPLSGDQTEWENTLALGSESPKSLVTSVDAQIQQIVEQALDQSSSAAPLSRRGVSDGAAVVLDIASGDVLAMASRPHEGEKGEDGLPGEANRALLAMEPGSIFKTVIAVAALDQGIVRREDEFFCDGKLHAYNLPCWTLGEGGHGHLTFADAYAESCNVVFGELAVQLGGDTIAEYADKLGIGHKVGWEGQVYHDQQFAQLPEEEAGQLFHDKRDRHDRYALAQTGIGQRDVRVTPLQAANMVVSLFHPGKLHHPRVVSEIQYDNGDPYFTFEPQVQQTDNPIKSDTLQTVRQLMIEVVQSGTASPLSDAEWKLGGKTGTAQVAKTGKEHKWMIGFGPLDKPQYAVAVVSRYSEGGEAHLDTFQAIMDGLARYESEADSQ comes from the coding sequence ATGGGAAATGGGCGAACAGTCGTCCTCGCAATCTTGTTGTTCACAATGTTCGCCGCTCTCATTGTTCGGCTCTTGCACATTCAGGTGTGGGAACCCGAGGCGTTCGGAACTGGGCACGTCGACCTTCTGACGCAAGCGAACGAACAGCAGACGCAAGTTTTTCTCGCGGACAGCGGAAGGGGGACCATTTACGATCGCCGCGGAGCCGCTTTGACCGGTGAACGGGACTACCACATCATTGTCTTTCCCCTCGCCCGCCCGATCGATCGTCTGACAGAGTTGTCAGCCATTTTAGGGTGGACAGAAGAAGCGTTGCAAGGGGCACTGCGCGAAATCGATCAGCCGCAATTCCTTAAAGATACGAAAACGGGACGTCCGATCGCGGTGTCCGAGGCACAGGCACGCGCGATACAGGACCTTAACATTCCAGGTGTGCACGCGCTCTACTCCGAAGGAGACCGATACGCTCCCAACAGATTGGCGCATCACTTGCTGGGGACCATCCGCTTCAACACGGAAGCGAAACAAGGGATCGAAAGCGGAGAAGGTGTGTCGACAGGTGCCGTTGGCTCGCGGGGACTGGAAAAGTCATTTGATCCGTTTTTACGCGTATCCGGTGTGAACCGAGTGACGTATGCTGTAGACGGGGCGGGAAAGCCTTTGTCAGGGGATCAAACGGAGTGGGAGAACACCCTGGCGTTGGGCAGCGAGTCTCCTAAGTCCCTCGTGACGTCTGTTGATGCCCAGATTCAACAGATTGTCGAACAAGCCTTAGATCAGTCCTCTTCTGCCGCTCCCCTTTCTCGTCGCGGCGTATCAGACGGAGCCGCTGTCGTGCTTGACATTGCCAGCGGAGATGTACTGGCCATGGCCAGTCGTCCCCACGAGGGGGAAAAAGGTGAGGATGGTCTGCCGGGGGAGGCGAACCGCGCTTTGCTTGCCATGGAACCCGGTTCCATCTTTAAAACGGTTATCGCGGTCGCGGCCCTCGATCAAGGAATCGTGCGCCGTGAAGACGAATTTTTTTGTGACGGGAAACTGCATGCGTACAATTTACCCTGCTGGACGTTGGGCGAAGGAGGGCACGGTCATCTCACCTTTGCCGATGCGTACGCCGAGTCGTGTAACGTCGTCTTTGGAGAACTAGCTGTTCAATTAGGTGGAGACACCATTGCTGAATACGCAGACAAACTCGGCATCGGTCATAAGGTCGGGTGGGAAGGACAGGTCTATCACGATCAACAATTTGCTCAATTGCCGGAAGAAGAAGCGGGACAACTGTTTCACGACAAAAGGGACAGGCACGACCGTTACGCGTTGGCGCAAACTGGAATCGGGCAGCGGGATGTCCGCGTCACTCCCCTGCAAGCGGCCAATATGGTGGTATCGCTGTTTCATCCCGGAAAGTTGCACCATCCCCGCGTCGTCAGTGAAATTCAGTACGATAACGGAGATCCTTATTTTACGTTTGAACCACAAGTGCAACAGACGGACAACCCGATAAAGTCGGATACTTTGCAAACGGTGCGTCAACTCATGATCGAAGTGGTACAGTCCGGTACTGCGTCTCCCTTGTCTGATGCCGAGTGGAAGTTAGGCGGGAAGACCGGGACGGCTCAGGTTGCCAAAACTGGAAAAGAACACAAATGGATGATCGGTTTCGGCCCGTTAGACAAGCCTCAATACGCCGTGGCTGTCGTCTCGCGGTATTCAGAAGGCGGTGAAGCGCATCTGGATACATTTCAGGCGATCATGGACGGCTTGGCACGATACGAATCAGAAGCGGACTCCCAGTGA
- a CDS encoding sce7726 family protein, with protein MIIVKSRDVDIRKGLHYTLLKDHKNDPDTLVLDEMTICQGDARIDVAVINGKINGFEIKSESDTLERLPRQVDLYNMVFDTVTIVTGPRYIDGILDLIPDWWGIIKTEMDSDRQVYFYTIREAQNNYNSDPLAIAQLLWRNEALEILKEKGLHKGLLSKPRRVLWQALAEKLSIDELKDEVRKKLKNRSNWRGH; from the coding sequence GTGATTATTGTGAAATCTCGTGATGTGGATATAAGAAAAGGTCTTCATTATACGTTATTGAAAGACCATAAAAATGACCCTGACACCTTAGTCTTAGATGAAATGACTATATGCCAAGGCGACGCGAGAATAGATGTTGCTGTTATTAATGGAAAAATTAACGGATTTGAAATAAAAAGCGAAAGTGACACATTGGAACGTCTACCGAGACAGGTGGATCTATATAATATGGTTTTTGATACTGTAACAATTGTAACTGGGCCTCGCTACATCGACGGAATATTAGATTTAATACCTGATTGGTGGGGTATCATTAAAACTGAAATGGATTCAGATCGACAAGTTTATTTCTACACTATTCGTGAAGCTCAAAACAATTACAACAGTGATCCTTTAGCAATTGCACAACTACTATGGAGAAACGAAGCTTTGGAAATTTTAAAAGAAAAGGGCTTGCATAAAGGTCTTTTAAGCAAGCCTAGAAGAGTTTTATGGCAAGCTTTAGCCGAAAAACTAAGCATTGACGAACTTAAAGATGAAGTTAGAAAGAAACTGAAGAATAGGTCAAACTGGCGAGGTCATTAA
- a CDS encoding ImmA/IrrE family metallo-endopeptidase, translating into MELFKMLTSINDTWEDKANSVLSNFNFRYPDEIDMGYICWRYGIKLLPTEESSYSIPSEGRKGIIFVQHDLDHINKRIVIAEEFCHLYNHYSNQLGKKDYEINKDEKQAKKMAAYLLMPKQFLDHIYNAAFDQAVMISEIADYFLVTEEFAQFRLELIHKRKIDAIIRFGDKLGTIEWFE; encoded by the coding sequence TTGGAATTATTTAAAATGCTAACCAGCATCAATGATACGTGGGAGGACAAAGCAAACAGCGTTTTATCCAATTTTAATTTTCGATACCCTGACGAAATAGATATGGGTTATATTTGCTGGCGTTATGGTATCAAACTGCTTCCTACTGAAGAAAGTAGTTATTCAATTCCATCAGAAGGACGAAAAGGCATTATATTTGTTCAGCATGATCTTGATCACATCAATAAGCGTATAGTTATTGCTGAGGAGTTTTGCCATTTATACAATCATTATTCTAATCAATTGGGAAAGAAAGATTATGAGATTAACAAGGATGAAAAGCAAGCCAAAAAAATGGCGGCATATCTTCTCATGCCGAAACAGTTTTTAGACCACATCTATAATGCCGCCTTCGACCAAGCAGTCATGATATCTGAAATTGCAGATTACTTCCTTGTAACGGAAGAGTTTGCACAATTTAGATTGGAGTTGATACACAAGCGAAAAATAGATGCTATTATCCGTTTTGGAGATAAGTTGGGGACGATTGAGTGGTTTGAGTAA
- a CDS encoding helix-turn-helix domain-containing protein: MFGKRLSELRKKRGLSQYELADRLGFSRGQIANYEQGQREPDYNTLQKFADFFDTTTDYLLGRTDDPSPNNSSKVTVAGQEIELTPEQYKVFQEMMKHPKFAIMFHDLATDTEKKVKQLIDTWEFIRKQIEQDDDEEFGEGFGELED, from the coding sequence ATGTTCGGTAAACGATTGTCCGAATTAAGAAAAAAACGTGGATTAAGTCAATACGAACTTGCGGATAGACTTGGGTTTTCGCGAGGACAAATTGCTAATTATGAACAAGGTCAAAGAGAACCCGATTACAATACTCTCCAAAAGTTTGCAGATTTTTTCGATACAACAACTGACTACCTTCTCGGCCGTACGGACGATCCGTCACCCAACAACAGCTCGAAAGTCACCGTCGCCGGTCAAGAAATCGAACTCACACCCGAGCAATATAAAGTCTTCCAGGAAATGATGAAACACCCTAAATTCGCAATAATGTTCCACGATCTGGCCACAGACACGGAAAAGAAAGTAAAACAGCTCATCGACACATGGGAATTCATAAGAAAGCAGATTGAGCAAGATGATGATGAGGAATTCGGAGAAGGGTTTGGGGAGCTGGAGGATTAA
- a CDS encoding helix-turn-helix transcriptional regulator — protein sequence MAGKRVKLIELRGSHKRPKVAKEIGITPQMLGMIERGDRTPSLSLAIRIAEYYKVSVEDIFFDEFGHESFPNDHPKTERRKLA from the coding sequence ATGGCCGGAAAAAGGGTTAAGCTGATCGAACTGAGAGGTAGCCATAAACGCCCCAAAGTCGCTAAAGAAATCGGTATTACACCTCAAATGCTTGGTATGATCGAACGAGGTGACAGAACTCCTTCCTTGTCCTTGGCGATCAGGATAGCGGAGTACTACAAGGTTTCTGTTGAGGATATTTTTTTTGATGAATTTGGACACGAATCGTTTCCTAATGATCATCCTAAAACAGAAAGGAGGAAGCTCGCGTAA
- a CDS encoding Rha family transcriptional regulator has protein sequence MSRKILLAFVATRFEVCFLLANRITSSQRLIRQGGRKSYISLTKGEDMMNRKLVFIKDNEPVTDSLTVAETFGKRHNDVLRDIRSLGCSKEFSQRNFAQSTYTNERGREYTKFIMTEQGFTLLVMGYTGPKAMEFKERYIQAFHKMRERLQKGVVPLNDRQALIQSLKLTAELAEETEELKTIAQQHSQKILELDNKIEEQITLDHAEQRKLQKTVARKVYSITDDPAERRRLFRELYREIKDRFGVASYKDVKRKELNSAINYVTNWIPRKVS, from the coding sequence TTGTCTCGCAAAATCTTACTTGCCTTTGTGGCTACACGTTTTGAAGTCTGTTTTTTGTTAGCCAATCGGATCACCTCCTCCCAAAGACTCATTCGACAGGGAGGAAGAAAATCCTACATCAGCCTAACGAAAGGAGAAGATATGATGAACCGGAAACTAGTCTTCATTAAAGATAATGAGCCAGTGACGGATAGTTTAACTGTAGCTGAGACCTTTGGTAAACGTCATAACGATGTGCTCAGGGATATTCGATCGTTAGGATGTAGTAAAGAATTCTCACAGCGCAATTTCGCGCAGTCAACTTATACCAATGAGCGTGGCCGCGAATACACAAAATTCATTATGACAGAGCAAGGTTTTACTTTGTTGGTTATGGGTTATACCGGTCCGAAAGCGATGGAGTTCAAAGAAAGGTATATCCAAGCATTTCACAAAATGCGTGAAAGATTACAGAAAGGTGTAGTACCTCTCAACGATCGGCAAGCACTGATCCAGTCGCTCAAACTCACTGCCGAATTAGCGGAGGAAACTGAGGAACTAAAAACAATTGCACAACAGCATTCGCAAAAGATTCTCGAACTGGACAACAAAATCGAGGAGCAAATCACGCTAGACCATGCAGAACAACGGAAGCTACAGAAAACAGTAGCTCGAAAGGTATACAGCATTACTGACGATCCTGCCGAACGTCGTCGGTTATTTCGCGAACTGTACCGTGAAATCAAAGACCGGTTTGGTGTTGCGAGTTACAAAGACGTGAAGCGCAAGGAGTTGAACAGTGCCATCAATTATGTAACTAACTGGATCCCGAGGAAAGTGTCTTAA
- a CDS encoding helix-turn-helix domain-containing protein, which produces MSMGQAIAEARQGMTQAELAEKLHLDRTSVGKYETGKRRVPEHMRATIASTLDDPVVYFAAEEEATGGVTIPYLNGERIERSLSAMKELARYEALEALEHLDRVRFHKPPEYWTEEEKAEVQQVMYELLDAAASIQNLVAVSCKDYGFSPKKIYKEWRNTVKKRGWMK; this is translated from the coding sequence ATGAGTATGGGACAAGCGATAGCGGAGGCACGACAAGGCATGACGCAAGCGGAGTTAGCGGAGAAATTACACCTAGATAGGACATCAGTCGGGAAGTACGAGACTGGGAAACGTCGAGTGCCGGAACACATGAGAGCCACCATAGCCAGCACACTTGACGATCCGGTGGTGTACTTTGCAGCAGAGGAAGAAGCGACGGGAGGTGTTACGATTCCATATCTGAACGGAGAACGGATAGAAAGGAGCTTATCCGCCATGAAGGAACTGGCGCGGTACGAAGCCCTAGAGGCTTTAGAACATCTTGACCGGGTACGGTTCCATAAGCCGCCGGAATACTGGACTGAAGAAGAAAAAGCAGAAGTGCAACAAGTGATGTACGAACTCCTGGACGCGGCAGCAAGTATTCAAAATCTTGTAGCGGTGTCGTGCAAAGATTATGGTTTTTCTCCCAAGAAAATTTACAAAGAATGGCGTAATACCGTGAAAAAGCGAGGATGGATGAAATGA
- a CDS encoding YqaJ viral recombinase family protein, which yields MNATVLAPTVEMEHEQWLEARRKGIGGSDAAAIAGLNKWKSPVQVYLEKTGQAPEEEAGEAAYWGNILEDVVAQEFSNRTGLKVRRRNAILRHPKHEWMIANVDRLIVGERTGLECKTASEYLKDEWAGDEVPATYLIQCQHYMAVTGYDAWWIAVLIGGNKFVYKKIERDDELISYLIDIERDFWENHVKKRIPPAFDGSDASSDLLKVLYPEAAPESDIELPDEADKLIEALEQINAELKEIETQKKEYENRLKGMLGEFETGVASNHIVTWKNVTSNRVDTKKLKKERPDIYEQYLKKSTSRRFNIKEAN from the coding sequence TTGAATGCGACAGTATTGGCTCCGACTGTCGAGATGGAGCATGAACAGTGGTTGGAGGCAAGAAGAAAAGGCATTGGCGGCAGTGACGCTGCTGCTATTGCTGGCTTAAACAAATGGAAATCTCCTGTTCAGGTGTACCTTGAAAAAACGGGACAAGCTCCTGAGGAAGAGGCGGGGGAAGCCGCCTACTGGGGAAATATTTTGGAAGATGTGGTGGCACAAGAATTTTCTAATCGAACAGGATTAAAGGTACGTCGTAGAAATGCAATTTTACGTCACCCGAAACATGAGTGGATGATTGCTAACGTTGACCGTTTGATCGTCGGAGAACGCACAGGTCTAGAATGCAAAACGGCATCTGAGTACCTCAAGGATGAATGGGCCGGCGATGAAGTCCCTGCAACATATCTCATCCAATGCCAGCACTACATGGCCGTCACTGGTTATGACGCTTGGTGGATCGCTGTTCTCATTGGGGGTAACAAATTCGTGTACAAGAAGATTGAACGCGACGATGAGCTGATCAGCTACCTAATCGACATTGAACGGGACTTTTGGGAGAACCACGTCAAGAAGCGAATCCCACCGGCGTTTGACGGTTCGGATGCTTCCAGTGACTTGCTTAAAGTGCTGTATCCCGAAGCAGCACCGGAAAGTGACATTGAGTTGCCAGATGAAGCAGATAAGCTCATTGAGGCGCTTGAACAAATAAACGCTGAGCTCAAGGAAATAGAAACACAAAAAAAAGAATATGAGAACCGATTAAAAGGGATGCTTGGCGAGTTCGAGACCGGTGTGGCTAGTAACCACATCGTGACGTGGAAAAACGTCACCAGTAATCGTGTAGATACGAAAAAACTTAAAAAAGAGCGACCAGATATTTATGAACAGTATTTAAAAAAGTCGACGTCGAGAAGATTTAATATCAAGGAGGCTAACTAA
- the recT gene encoding recombination protein RecT gives MAQNKDIKNQLSKRANSGNGKPQTPAQTIASYLKRMGPEIERALPKHMDADRLARIALTTIRTTPKLMECNLPSLMGAVMQAAQLGLEPGLIGHCYIIPYGKEATFIIGYKGMIDLARRSGNIQSIYAHAVYENDEFDYELGLNPKLVHKPYMEGDRGEFIGAYAVAHFKDGGYQMEYMPKAEIEKRRERSASAKSRHSPWATDYGEMAKKTVIRHMWKYLPISIEIQQQAMHDEVVKKDITSEPEFAHDVIDIETGEIVEEPVEEEQVKQNTQPDTSDPTEEEMSEILTGK, from the coding sequence ATGGCTCAAAACAAGGATATTAAGAATCAGCTGTCAAAGCGGGCAAATAGTGGTAATGGTAAACCTCAGACACCAGCCCAAACAATTGCATCATATTTAAAAAGAATGGGACCGGAAATTGAGAGGGCGCTACCAAAGCATATGGACGCTGATCGTTTGGCACGTATCGCACTTACTACTATCCGCACGACACCAAAACTTATGGAGTGTAACTTGCCATCGCTCATGGGAGCTGTGATGCAAGCGGCACAGTTGGGACTGGAACCGGGGTTGATAGGTCATTGTTACATCATTCCGTACGGAAAAGAAGCTACATTCATCATCGGTTATAAGGGCATGATCGATCTAGCTAGACGTTCGGGTAACATACAAAGCATTTATGCCCATGCAGTATACGAAAATGATGAATTCGACTATGAACTGGGGCTAAATCCGAAGTTGGTACACAAGCCTTATATGGAAGGTGACCGTGGAGAGTTTATCGGCGCATACGCAGTAGCACATTTTAAAGACGGTGGATACCAAATGGAATATATGCCTAAAGCAGAGATTGAGAAACGTAGAGAACGTTCAGCATCAGCTAAATCGCGTCATAGTCCGTGGGCAACCGACTACGGGGAGATGGCCAAGAAGACCGTCATCCGTCACATGTGGAAGTATCTGCCCATTAGCATCGAGATCCAACAGCAAGCCATGCACGACGAGGTTGTGAAAAAAGACATTACATCAGAGCCGGAGTTCGCTCATGACGTGATCGACATTGAGACCGGCGAAATTGTGGAAGAGCCAGTTGAAGAAGAACAGGTGAAGCAAAATACTCAACCGGATACGAGTGACCCAACAGAAGAAGAGATGAGTGAGATCCTTACTGGAAAATGA
- a CDS encoding MarR family transcriptional regulator: MAESFPFTTYSGLLEPKHYKRIGSAIWLFLWCISSTTKEVEKDGIVWGIVLGNKPLKITELAMIFEVNEKTVRRWLDTLEQHGYIRVTRVPYGLILTVKNSKKYKGKRVDKNVHSQADRTNMSNPEWTEVSDHSDKNVHSNKDITRDITKDDGWMDITTREEDVKGDGMPITDDAVHEISPLRKIENHFLMRRNSGVSLSPDDYELMQELINDGVPVSDIIAGIDHAFDTFQPRFKHDKIRSFAYCEPIIRQRYHQRTERKKAEGRLKSNESSRQHDTGHSGTHKPITGGKTGWLNRPTGSDV; the protein is encoded by the coding sequence ATGGCCGAGAGCTTTCCGTTTACAACCTATTCAGGATTGTTAGAACCAAAGCACTATAAAAGAATAGGATCGGCCATCTGGCTCTTTCTATGGTGTATCAGCTCAACAACAAAAGAAGTAGAGAAAGACGGAATAGTCTGGGGGATTGTACTAGGCAATAAACCATTAAAGATTACTGAATTAGCGATGATCTTTGAGGTTAATGAGAAAACTGTCAGGCGTTGGCTAGATACACTTGAACAACACGGATATATACGTGTTACGCGAGTGCCTTATGGGTTAATCCTAACGGTGAAAAATTCTAAAAAGTACAAAGGAAAAAGAGTGGACAAAAATGTCCATTCTCAAGCAGATCGGACAAATATGTCCAATCCAGAGTGGACAGAAGTGTCCGATCACTCGGACAAAAATGTCCACTCTAATAAAGATATTACAAGAGATATTACAAAAGATGATGGATGGATGGATATAACTACACGCGAGGAAGATGTCAAAGGTGACGGGATGCCGATTACCGATGATGCCGTTCATGAAATTTCACCTTTGCGAAAGATTGAGAATCACTTCCTGATGCGTAGAAACTCGGGCGTTTCGCTCAGTCCTGATGACTACGAGTTAATGCAAGAGTTGATCAATGACGGAGTGCCGGTCTCCGACATTATCGCTGGAATCGACCATGCGTTCGACACGTTTCAGCCTCGTTTTAAACATGACAAAATACGGAGCTTTGCATATTGTGAACCGATCATTAGACAGCGATATCACCAACGGACTGAAAGAAAAAAAGCAGAAGGGAGGTTAAAGTCAAATGAAAGCAGCAGGCAGCATGATACAGGACATTCAGGAACGCATAAACCGATTACGGGCGGAAAGACCGGCTGGCTCAACCGACCAACCGGCAGTGACGTATGA